From Clavelina lepadiformis chromosome 9, kaClaLepa1.1, whole genome shotgun sequence, the proteins below share one genomic window:
- the LOC143470562 gene encoding neuroligin-1-like, whose translation MFFAAKCCRFWLLWLVLSVAFMNMSFAIRKPFTKFRKRRSASIRGGENLPLRVRTTSGLVEGKNVKLSNYTIVNQYLGIPYAEPPIGKYRWAKAMPRVKNDVYWNATYHRAICPQSLQAPLPEYLLPIWYQKNSAFMKSFKMDEDCLHLNIYVPVKRKNKDGSQAMGITGKLPVMIYFHGFTYSEGSGNFFDGSILAAHGNVIVVTFNYRLGILGFLSNGDANLPGNYGLWDQLQAVKWVTRNIGQFQGDKKRITAFGSGAGAASIGILMLSKQTEKNAKDGIKGERPVNITQAHFRSAILQSGSALSPWALADDAPMVAKIRPSLVNCSSSSKTPQMVDCLRSKKWRDIMKIVEPTHQQPQKKFSLLFGPVLDGKNGLLVDSPQNIIKDREFINYNTMIGVTRGDGFGYVSSKETTKLCRKPKYLSCPSKSVYTKREFNIDMDSLVSSLTGAEADNCKAIWNEFVDFLYTGQSKTEESDFKKALVDISTDLQWVKPAISKADAQAAMHHPTYFYSFDHHPGESPEGDWLSSALGEDLPFVFGAPFNPKAFPLFPYNYTDNDAMLSDAIMTYWTNFASTGDPMEERKQEPTFNTEVPNAFTEIDWVNYNSAEQSYLHISTSPKILDHYRWLKVNLWEKLVSKRSSFTAPSSESVPTLATTETTNTQMTTTEDSKPQARKENNGLQLTLALVMGFPLIVLNILVLGLLLYRKKKYKYEMEKLRSELKHYRKQRKPPTKFNKTPIKPGADVNQNDKLNPPSYISQGYSNYDQMKKSQTLSSHLLSPASYKSDSGVNGNSGDRNFLHPSENLKSGCGSVEPCSNSGSEGNASRVSKEIMSFDQKGDELALARNAYDSLADLAFVPEKYGCYPNGCFRNRESCTSHWPRNESNNGINCQDPNLADKFQKCLLHPISQVDQLKQILPSTNLIPKQDSRVRCMSAMAFTNSPDKDYCPSLNSTTSLPRACMGSKSQWSVETTHYPTTPRSAVRCTKGIPNRHKNVTTNIDGQGNFRDDGLTSTSLAAVLCPPPYFHEHSKANDRRSAYSTFSSVTTKL comes from the exons ATGTTTTTTGCGGCAAAATGTTGTCGTTTCTGGCTTCTCTGGTTGGTCTTGTCCGTTGCATTTATGAACATGTCCTTTGCGATACGCAAACCGTTCACCAAATTTCGAAAACGCCGCAGTGCCTCCATACGAGGGGGCGAGAATCTGCCTTTGAGAGTCAGAACTACTTCAGGTCTTGTCGAAGGAAAAAACGTTAAACTGTCAAACTACACCATTGTAAATCAGTACCTAGGCATCCCGTACGCTGAACCTCCGATCGGAAAATATCGCTGGGCAAAGGCTATGCCAAGAGTCAAAAACG ATGTTTATTGGAATGCTACTTACCACCGTGCAATTTGCCCCCAATCGTTACAAGCTCCTTTGCCGGAATATCTTTTACCAATCTGGTATCAAAAAAATAGCGcttttatgaaaagttttaaaatggatGAAGATTGCTTGCATCTTAACATATACGTGCctgttaaaagaaaaaacaaagacG GTTCTCAAGCGATGGGCATTACCGGGAAACTCCCCGTGATGATTTACTTTCACGGTTTCACTTACTCGGAAGGTTCTGGAAACTTTTTTGATGGAAGCATTTTGGCAGCTCACGGAAATGTAATTGTTGTAACTTTCAATTACAGGCTTGGGATTTTAG GATTTTTAAGTAATGGAGACGCAAACTTGCCAGGAAATTACGGGTTATGGGACCAACTTCAAGCAGTAAAGTGGGTTACTCGTAACATAGGGCAATTTCAAGGTGATAAGAAACGAATAACCGCGTTTGGATCGGGCGCGGGTGCTGCAAGTATTGGCATCCTGATGctttcaaaacaaacagaaaaaaacgCTAAAGACGGGATCAAAGGTGAAAGGCCAGTAAACATCACCCAAG CTCATTTTCGTTCCGCAATCTTGCAAAGCGGGAGCGCTCTTTCCCCGTGGGCGCTTGCAGATGATGCTCCTATGGTGGCTAAGATCAGGCCATCCCTGGTAAATTGCAGCTCATCGTCGAAAACCCCGCAAATGGTAGACTGCCTAAGGAGTAAAAAATGGAG AGATATCATGAAAATTGTTGAACCCACTCATCAACAACCACAAAAGAAATTCAGTCTTCTCTTTGGACCTGTGCTAGATGGTAAAAATGGCTTGTTGGTTGATTCGCCGCAAAACATAATTAAGGACAGGGAATTTATTAATTACAAT ACTATGATTGGAGTCACTCGAGGTGATGGTTTCGGTTACGTTTCAAGCAAGGAAACTACAAAGCTGTGCCGTAAACCTAAGTATCTATCTTGCCCTTCGAAATCAGTTTACACAAAAAGAGAATTTAATATAGATATGGATTCCCTTGTTTCTTCCTTAACCGGGGCAGAGGCTGATAACTGCAAAGCAATTTGGAACGAGTTTGTTGACTTTTTATACACCGGCCAGTCAAAGAC AGAAGAGAGCGACTTTAAAAAGGCGTTAGTTGACATATCTACTGACCTGCAATGGGTGAAACCTGCCATCAGTAAAGCTGATGCCCAAGCCGCCATGCATCATCCCACATACTTTTACTCATTTGATCATCATCCTG GGGAATCACCCGAAGGTGACTGGTTGTCTTCTGCCCTTGGGGAAGATTTGCCTTTTGTGTTCGGTGCTCCGTTTAACCCCAAGGCTTTTCCGCTGTTTCCGTACAATTACACCGACAATGATGCTATGCTGAGTGACGCAATAATGACCTACTGGACAAATTTTGCTTCAACGgg AGATCCCATGGAAGAAAGAAAGCAGGAACCAACTTTTAACACAGAAGTTCCTAATGCGTTTACCGAAATAGACTGGGTTAATTACAACTCGGCTGAACAGTCTTACTTGCACATATCCACCAGCCCTAAAATCCTGGATCATTATCGCTGGCTGAAGGTCAATTTATGGGAAAAGCTGGTGTCCAAGCGAAGCAGTTTTACTGCACCATCGTCTGAGTCAGTACCGACATTAGCTACCAC GGAGACAACAAACACGCAGATGACTACAACAGAAGATTCCAAACCTCAGGCCAGAAAGGAAAATAATGGTTTGCAGCTGACGCTTGCACTAGTTATGGGATTTCCTTTGATAGTTTTAAACATCCTTGTGTTGGGTCTTTTGCTATATCGCAAAAAGAAATACAAGTATGAAATGGAG AAACTACGCTCGGAGCTGAAGCATTATCGAAAACAGCGAAAGCCTCCGACAAAATTCAATAAGACACCAATTAAGCCTGGCGCTGATGTAAACCAAAATGATAAGCTGAACCCCCCAAGCTACATTAGTCAAGGTTATTCTAATTAtgatcaaatgaaaaaatccCAGACGCTTTCGTCTCATCTTTTATCACCTGCGTCTTATAAATCGGACTCTGGCGTGAATGGCAACTCTGGAGACAGAAATTTTTTGCATCCATCCGAGAATCTGAAATCAGGCTGTGGATCTGTTGAGCCTTGCTCAAACAGCGGCAGCGAAGGTAACGCTTCTCGCGTATCCAAAGAGATAATGTCTTTCGATCAAAAAGGAGACGAACTCGCCCTTGCCAGAAATGCTTATGATTCTCTTGCTGATCTTGCCTTCGTCCCGGAAAAATACGGTTGCTATCCCAATGGCTGCTTCAGGAATCGCGAAAGTTGCACGAGTCATTGGCCTCGGAACGAATCCAACAATGGTATCAACTGCCAGGATCCTAACTTGGCAGACAAATTTCAAAAGTGTCTCTTGCATCCAATTTCGCAGGTGGACCAGTTGAAGCAGATCCTTCCATCAACTAACCTCATTCCCAAACAAGACTCCAGGGTTAGGTGCATGTCCGCAATGGCTTTTACCAATTCTCCAGACAAAGACTATTGTCCCAGCCTGAACTCCACCACGTCGTTACCAAGAGCTTGCATGGGGAGCAAATCCCAATGGAGTGTTGAAACCACTCACTACCCAACTACACCAAGAAGCGCTGTGAGATGCACAAAAGGTATTCCAAATCGCCATAAAAATGTTACAACGAACATTGATGGACAAGGAAATTTTCGCGATGATGGTTTGACAAGCACTTCTTTAGCTGCCGTGCTTTGTCCTCCGCCGTATTTTCATGAACACTCG